A window of the Brassica napus cultivar Da-Ae chromosome A2, Da-Ae, whole genome shotgun sequence genome harbors these coding sequences:
- the LOC106390719 gene encoding probable bifunctional methylthioribulose-1-phosphate dehydratase/enolase-phosphatase E1, which yields MAAAEAMIGFPQAYLESREVKETSSLVTELCRHFYTQGWVSGTGGSITIKVHDASIPKPDQLIVMSPSGVQKERMEPEDMYILSPNGSVISAPSPKPYPNKLPKCTDCAPLFMKAYEMRNAGAVIHSHGMESCLVTMLNPQAKEFRITHMEMIKGIQGHGYYDELVVPIIENTAYENELTDSLTKAIIAYPKATAVLVRNHGVYIWGDSWIHAKTQAECYHYLFDAAIKLHQLGLDAATPEHGPIQRPIHSQNQTESTRRCIVLDIEGTTTPITFVTDVLFPYARENVGKHLSLTYDSAETQEDIKLLRAQVEEDLRQGVTGAVPVPHADEGKDEVIAAIVSNVEAMIKADRKITALKELQGHIWRTGFKCNELKSVVFEDIADALEKWHSSGTKVYIYSSGSRLAQRLLFGNTAYGDLRKYLSGFFDTTIGNKKESRSYKEITETLGVDDPSEILFVTDVYQEATAAKAAGLEAIISIRPGNASLPENHGFKTVTSFSQI from the exons ATGGCTGCGGCGGAGGCGATGATCGGCTTTCCGCAGGCGTATCTGGAGAGTAGAGAGGTGAAGGAGACAAGCTCGCTAGTAACTGAACTCTGCCGTCACTTTTACACACAGGGTTGGGTGTCCGGAACAGGAGGCAGCATCACCATCAAGGTCCACGATGCTTCTATCCCTAAACCCGACCAGCTCATCGTCATGTCTCCTTCAG GTGTTCAAAAGGAGAGGATGGAGCCTGAGGATATGTACATCTTATCTCCTAATGGATCTGTTATATCTGCACCCTCTCCTAAGCCTTACCCTAATAAGCTTCCCAAGTGTACTGATTGTGCTCCTCTTTTCATGAag GCATATGAGATGCGAAATGCTGGAGCTGTTATTCACAGCCATGGCATGGAATCTTGTCTTGTGACAATGCTTAATCCACAAGCCAAAGAATTTCGC ATAACTCACATGGAGATGATCAAAGGGATTCAAGGTCACGGATACTATGACGAGCTCGTTGTCCCAATCATAGAGAACACAGCTTATGAGAATGAGCTAACAGATTCCCTCACCAAAGCT ATAATAGCCTATCCTAAAGCAACAGCAGTGTTGGTACGCAATCATGGAGTTTACATTTGGGGTGATTCCTGGATCCATGCTAAGACTCAG gctgaatgttaccattatttGTTTGATGCTGCCATCAAGCTTCATCAGCTGGGTCTGGATGCTGCTACTCCAGAACACGGGCCTATCCAAAGACCCATACACTCACAAAACCAAACAGAATCAACTCGG AGATGCATTGTCCTAGACATTGAAGGGACAACAACACCCATAACATTCGTCACGGATGTTCTCTTTCCCTATGCTCGTGAAAACGTTGGGAAGCATTTGAGTTTGACGTACGACTCAGCAGAAACTCAAGAGGATATTAAGTTGTTGCGGGCTCAG GTTGAGGAAGACTTGAGACAAGGTGTAACCGGCGCTGTTCCTGTACCTCATGCTGATGAAGGAAAAGACGAGGTCATTGCAGCTATCGTCTCTAATGTGGAGGCAATGATTAAAGCCGATAGAAAGATCACTGCTTTAAAGGAATTACAA GGTCACATATGGCGAACAGGTTTCAAATGTAATGAACTGAAGTCTGTCGTTTTCGAAGATATAGCAGACGCTTTAGAGAAATGGCATTCTTCAGGAACTAAG GTTTACATATATTCTAGTGGTAGTAGATTAGCGCAAAGGCTTCTCTTTGGGAACACAGCCTATGGAGATCTGAGGAAGTATTTATCTGGCTTTTTCGACACTACAATCGG AAACAAGAAAGAGAGCAGGAGTTACAAGGAAATTACAGAAACTCTTGGAGTGGATGATCCTTCAGAGATTCTTTTTGTGACAGATGTTTATCAAGAAGCTACTGCTGCAAAAGCCGCAG GTCTGGAGGCGATTATATCTATTCGACCTGGAAACGCTTCCCTACCAGAGAATCACGGGTTCAAGACTGTCACATCATTCTCACAAATTTAG